ATTGCGGCGGTCAGAGTGGTTTTGCCGTGGTCAACGTGGCCGATGGTGCCGATGTTGCAGTGCGGCTTGCTTCTGTCAAAATGTTCTTTTGCCATGATTCTATCTCCAATTAGTGAGAGCCCAGATCGGGAGTCGGACCCGAGACCTCTTCCTTACCAAGGAAGTGCTCTACCACTGAGCTACCTGGGCTTAATAGCCTGCTGAAGCGCTCTCTGCTTCAGCAGGCGTTTTATCGTGGGCCGTCGTGGTTTCGAACCACGGTAGGCGTAAGCCAACGGATTTACAGTCCGTCCCCTTTAACCACTCGGGCAACGACCCATTATGTCTAAGCCAAAGATAGGAATCGAACCTACGACCGGCTGATTACAAATCAGCTGCTCTACCAGCTGAGCTACTTTGGCACACCCTAGTTTCATTACTGAACATAGGAGTGAGCCAAATTTAATAAGTTTTATTGGGTTTTGTCAACGAATTTCGTCAAAAAAAGCAAAAAATTTTCATTTTTTTCAATAAATCTGTCTACATACTAGATAAAAGAGTGTGAATAGATTGTGAATAGTTTTAAAAAGCCAAAAAAGAACCCCTTTTTCGGAGGAAAAAGGGGCTAACTTATTCAGTAACAACTATTTATAAATAGGCCATCATTTCCACAAGTCTTCCAGGGTATAACTGCCGATCAAAAAGCCCGGGCACAGTTCCTTTTTCATAGAAACAGCCAAGTCTTCCAGGGTCATTGCCGTTCCGTTGATCGTCACGGGATGCGAATAGACATACCACGGACCATTGCAGCCTACCGAATAGCTGTAAATGTCGTCATCGTCCTTGTGCGCATTGCAAATTTCAACAAGCGTCGCGTCATCAAGTCCGACATATTCTTCTGTTGTGCTGAACGTGGACGCATCGGCCATTGTCGTTTTCATGGTAACAGCCTTGTCCAAATAAGCGACATTCAGGTAAACGGTGTCATTAGCCATATTGACTTCGCAGGACTGCGCCGCTTCGACTGGTTCGCCAAAATCCCAAGCGCCGTCGAATTCGCTGAAGTTAGACCTGTACTGATTGAACAGGTCATCGCACTTCCCCTTGCTCTCCTCAATGGCGTCTTCAATCATGAGCTGCAACTTTACCGGATTCGTTATACCGGGAAGCTCGATTTGGCTATGAATATTGGAGTTGGAACAGCGGACCTCTGCGTCAGTGCCTTCAAATTGGCTTTTTACGGATTCGCAGGTTTCTTCATATTCACTCAGCAGGACTCCCGAAAGAGTTATATCCGCCGTGTACCACAACGGGTCGCCCACTTCGGTCACCATGGTCATGGTCATTGTCGAATGGTCATAAGCAATAAGATCCAAGGACATGTCGACCGCGACACTGTTTTCGGTAGCGTACACATAGCAGTCCATGACCACGTTATCGCCCTTCGCCAAATGACGCTTGTACACTTCGTTACCTGTCACGACGGCCTTGTGCACAGGTTCATCGGAAGAGGTGCAGGCCGCAAGGACAAGGATTGAAAGCGAAATTATTAACTTATATAGAATACTCACAGATTCCTCCGCCCAAAATATAATCATATTTGATTCAAAATTCTAGTTTAAAAGTTCTGAATTTATATATTTAGCGCATGGAAATTTGCACATTCAAGCACACCGCGCGGATCGATGTCCGCTACGCAGAAACCGACCAGATGGGAATCGTCCACCACGCCGTTTACCCCGTATGGTTCGAACAGGCCCGTACCGAATTCTTCCGCGCCGTTGGCGCAGGATATGCAGAAATGGAAGCCGAGGGCTTTGCCGCACCGGTACTCGAAATTTCCGTACGCTACAGACAACCTACCCACTACGGGGAATTCGTGGACATCGAGACGACCATGGTCCGCGAAGGCAGCCTCAAGTTCCGCTTTGAATACAAGGCTTACGTGAACGGGACGCTCTGCACCACGGGTTCAACGCTCCACTGCATGACCAAGGGCGGCCGCCCCACGCGCGACCTGCCCAGCGGTTTTAGCAAGCTTGAATTTGTAACCGAGTAACAAGATGGACCAGCCGCTCGCCGAAAGATTACGCCCCAGGAACCTCGATGAGTTTTTAGGCCAGAACAAGATTCTGGGCGAGCAGAGCCTGTTGCGCAAGAGTCTCGAAAACGACAATGTGCCGAGCATGATTTTCTGGGGCCCGCCGGGCTGCGGAAAGACGAGCCTTGCCCACGTGATTCGCCAGCACACCAAGAAGGCGTTCGTGGCGCTTTCGGCTGTCGCGAGCGGCGTCAAGGAAGTCAAGGAAGTTTTGGCGGATGCCCGCAAGATGAAGGCGATGTTCAAGGACACAATCCTCTTTATCGACGAAATCCACCGCTTTAACAAGGGACAGCAGGATGCGCTGTTGGGTGCCGTCGAGGACGGCACGGTGACGCTCATAGGCGCCACCACCGAGAACCCGGGGTTCGAGGTCAACAGCGCGCTACTTAGCCGCTGCCAGCTGATTCTTTTTGCGCCCTTGAGCAAGGACGACTTGCGCACGCTGATTTTTAGTGCACTGCGCGATCACCCGCGTGGTTTGCAACTTAAAGATGTAGAAGTCGAAGAAGCTGTTATAGACAAGTTAATCACACAGTCCGATGGCGACGCACGATTCCTGCTGAATCAGATTGAATGGATCGGCAAGAATCTGGGCGATAAAAAAGTCATCGACGAAAAGCTTCTCGAAGAATTCCAGTACAAGAAGCCTCTGCGTTACGACAAGGGCGGCGAAGAGCATTACAATTTAATTTCGGCTTTGCACAAGTCCGTGCGCGGAAGCGATCCCGATGCTGCCCTCTACTGGCTGCACCGCATGCTGCAAGGTGGCGAAGACCCGCGCTTCATTCTGCGCAGACTTATGCGCATGAGCATGGAAGACATCGGTCTTGCCGATCCGAACGCGTTACTGCTTGCCACAAGTGCCCGCGAAGCCTACGACTTCATGGGAATCCCCGAAGGACTCATCGCCCTCGACGAGCTCGCCATTTACCTTTCGCTTGCGCCCAAGAGCAACAGCGTGGAACTGGCGGGAATGAAAGCCGACCAAATCGTGAAGCAGACAGGCACGCTCCCTGTACCTCGCGCCTTCCGCAATTCCGTCACGAAGGTCGGCGAAAAGCTGGGCTACGGGATCGACTACCAGTACGATCACGACAGCCCCGGCGCTTACTCCGCTCAAGAACACCTGCCCAAGCAACTCGAAGGCACCGAGATTTACCAGCCCAAGCCCTACGGCAAGGAAAAGCAACTCGGCGAAAGGCTTGCGCAATTAAAGCAGATTAAGCGGGAAAAGAATAAAGGTTAATACCGACACTGAGCGGCCTCAGAGTGACACCAGGCTTAAAACTGTTTCAGCAACCGAATTCTCTCGGGCGTATCGGGGTGGGTGCAGAACATGATGTTTGCCTTCGCGATGAGGCCCTTAAGTTTCATATCGTTGTCGAATTCTTCGTCGGGGTGAATAATATAAAGTTGCGCCACGTCGTTTCGGCGCACGGTGTCGAGGCCGGGGTAATCCGAGATTTTCTGCAGGGCAGAAGCGAGCGCCCACGGGTCGCCACAGAGTTCGGCGCCGCCGGCATCGGCCACGTACTCGCGCGAACGCGAAATGGCTAGACGCGTGAGCCAGCTGAAAATGTAGCCGATTGTGCTCCAAATCAAAACAAGAATCAACGCAAAGATGATGATGACGCCACCGCTTCCACCGCCGCGCCTGCTGCGGGAATGATTGCGAGGGCCGCGGAGCATTGCCGAAAGTAGCTTCATCGATACCATCTGAATGGTCGAAAAGATTCCAACGAACACGATGCACACCACCATGAGTCGCGTGTCGCGGTTCTTGATATGCGTGAGTTCATGCCCCACGACGGCGGCGAGTTCCGCATCGTTTAATTTGTCTATAAGTCCGGTCGTGAGCGTAATCGTGAACGAGGGAATGTCGATTCCGCTCGCAAACGCATTCAGGCCGTTATCCTCGACGATGTTGATTTGCGGCATCTCAATGCCGCCTGCAATGCAGAGGTTCTCGACAATATTGTAGACGCGCAGGTTATCCTTGCGCTCAAGGGGTTTCGCATGCGTCGCATGCCGTATAATGGCGGTATTCGCGCAATAGGCGATAATGAACCACACGCCGACAATCTGCAAAGTGTAAGGAAGCACCTCCCAAAAACTATGCCGCACTTCGGGCCAGTGCAGAATGCCGTATTTCATGTAGGTGGCGTGGCCTTCGGGGCACCCGCCTTCGACAATCGAACAAAGTACGCCAAAAAAGTCCAGGCACAAAATGACCGCAAACACCATCACCAAGATAATAACGGGGAACAGGCACAGCAGCAAGATGCTGTTGCGGTTGTTCCGCCAAATCTGGGTTTGGAGTCCGACGTATTTCATGAGGGAAGGCTAAAACTTCACCTCGGGGGCTTTGTTGAGTGTGTCGCGGCTTTCGGTGGCCTCGTACATCGGGGCACGCTTGAAGCCGAACATACCGGCCACAATGTTGCTCGGGAATACTTCGCAGGCGTTGTTCAATTCGCGAGTGGTAGAATTGAAGAAACGGCGGGCGGCAGAGAGTTTGTTTTCGATATCGGCAAGTTCATTCTGCAACTGCAAGAAGTTCTGGTTGGCCTTGAGTTCGGGGTAAGCTTCGAGCGAGATGCGGAGCCCGGCAAGCGCACCGGAAAGCGCCTTGTCGGCAGCGACCTTTTCGTCGACAGTCGTTGCATTCATGGCGGCGGCACGAGCCGAGGTCACCTTGTCAAGCGTCTCTTTTTCGTGAGTGGCGTAGCCCTTGACAGTGCTCACCAGCTGCGGCACCAAATCAAAACGCTGCTTGAGTTGCACATCGATATTTGCGAATGCATTTTCACGGTTATTGCGGAGTTTTACAAGTCCATTATACATCGAAATGAACCAGGCGATTAGCACCACCACGACAATGCCGGCAACAATTCCAATAGTCATATTTTACTCCTTTCTGTTTCTTAGTAAGAAATCTATATAAAAAAATGATCCCGGGGCATGCCCGGGATGACATTTTTGCGTCCCAAAAGAGCGTCTTTTGATTCTAAACAGGGTCGTTTACAGGCTTAGAATAGTCACGTTCGCCAAAGAGGGCCGTTCCCACGCGAATCATGGTGGAGCCTTCTTCGATGGCGACTTCCAGGTCGCCCGTCATGCCCATCGAAAGCTGGTCGAAGTGGGCAAACGCGCCGCCCTTTGCGAAGAACTTCTGCTGAAGATTGCGGAGGAATGCGAAGCATTCGCGGCTGTCTTCGGCGTTGCCCGTGTTCTTCCCGATGGTCATGAGCCCGCGGAAACGCAGGTGCGGGAAGTTTTCACTCTTGCCGTCATCAGTCGCGGCACCCGCTTTTTCTGCAAGCTGGTTCAAGAATGCCTCGGCTTCGTGCACATCGAGGCCGCTCTTGGTTTCTTCTTCACCGGCGTTCACCTGGAAAAGGATATCGAGAATCTTGCCCTGGGATGCGTCGGCGCCGTTGCCGGGGAGTGCCGCACAGACGCGTTCCAGCTTTTCTACCGCCTCGATACTTGCGATAGAATGGATGCAGTCGGCGACAATTGCCGCCTTCTTGAGTTTGTTACTTTGTACAGGGCCAATCACGTGGCAACGCACGCGTTCGCCATTGAGTGCCTTGCGCGGCTCGCTGAACTTAAGTTCGGCTTCTTGCACGCGGTTTTCGCCGAAGTCAGTAGCACCCAGCGCAATCGCATTTTCTACAGCTTCTGCCGGGTGGAACTTGCTCACCCAAACGAGCTTAACCGTGTCACGGCTACGGCCCGCAATCTTGCAGGCTTCGCTAATCCTTGCTTCGAGAGCTGCAAGGTGCTCGCGCATTTCATCTAAAGTAAATTCCATAGAAATAGTAGACAGTAGGAAGTTGGAAGTAGACAGCAATCAAGTTATTACGATTTGGCCTTCGTTTCCTTGAACAGCACCTTGATGATTTCATCGATGTGCTTGTGCGTGTAGATCTTGAGGCCCTTCTTCGCAGGCGCCGGAAGTTCGTTTACATCCTTCTGATTCTGGGCGGGAAGGCGAAGCGTCTTCACGCCGGCCTGGAGTGCGGCAAGCGCCTTTTCGTTGAGGCCACCGATGGCAAGGCATGCACCCGTAAGGCTCACTTCGCCGGTGAAAGCGATTTCGGGCGAAACAGGCTGCTTGGTAAATGCACTGAGCAAGCAAAGCGTGAGGGCAATACCTGCAGAGGGGCCATCTTTGGGCACAGCACCTTCGGGCACGTGAATGTGGATATCCGTCTTTTTCACGATATTCGGATCGATGCCAAAGCGATTCAGGCGTTCGCGCACGAGGCTCAAAGCAATCTGTGCCGACTCCTTCATCACGTCGCCTAGCTTACCCGTCATCAAAAGCGAGCCCTTGCCCGGCAAGAGCATGCATTCAATGGGCAGAATTTCGCCACCCA
This Fibrobacter sp. UWB15 DNA region includes the following protein-coding sequences:
- a CDS encoding GTP-binding protein, giving the protein MAKEHFDRSKPHCNIGTIGHVDHGKTTLTAA
- a CDS encoding thioesterase family protein, with product MEICTFKHTARIDVRYAETDQMGIVHHAVYPVWFEQARTEFFRAVGAGYAEMEAEGFAAPVLEISVRYRQPTHYGEFVDIETTMVREGSLKFRFEYKAYVNGTLCTTGSTLHCMTKGGRPTRDLPSGFSKLEFVTE
- a CDS encoding replication-associated recombination protein A, whose translation is MDQPLAERLRPRNLDEFLGQNKILGEQSLLRKSLENDNVPSMIFWGPPGCGKTSLAHVIRQHTKKAFVALSAVASGVKEVKEVLADARKMKAMFKDTILFIDEIHRFNKGQQDALLGAVEDGTVTLIGATTENPGFEVNSALLSRCQLILFAPLSKDDLRTLIFSALRDHPRGLQLKDVEVEEAVIDKLITQSDGDARFLLNQIEWIGKNLGDKKVIDEKLLEEFQYKKPLRYDKGGEEHYNLISALHKSVRGSDPDAALYWLHRMLQGGEDPRFILRRLMRMSMEDIGLADPNALLLATSAREAYDFMGIPEGLIALDELAIYLSLAPKSNSVELAGMKADQIVKQTGTLPVPRAFRNSVTKVGEKLGYGIDYQYDHDSPGAYSAQEHLPKQLEGTEIYQPKPYGKEKQLGERLAQLKQIKREKNKG
- a CDS encoding M48 family metallopeptidase, encoding MKYVGLQTQIWRNNRNSILLLCLFPVIILVMVFAVILCLDFFGVLCSIVEGGCPEGHATYMKYGILHWPEVRHSFWEVLPYTLQIVGVWFIIAYCANTAIIRHATHAKPLERKDNLRVYNIVENLCIAGGIEMPQINIVEDNGLNAFASGIDIPSFTITLTTGLIDKLNDAELAAVVGHELTHIKNRDTRLMVVCIVFVGIFSTIQMVSMKLLSAMLRGPRNHSRSRRGGGSGGVIIIFALILVLIWSTIGYIFSWLTRLAISRSREYVADAGGAELCGDPWALASALQKISDYPGLDTVRRNDVAQLYIIHPDEEFDNDMKLKGLIAKANIMFCTHPDTPERIRLLKQF
- a CDS encoding LemA family protein, encoding MTIGIVAGIVVVVLIAWFISMYNGLVKLRNNRENAFANIDVQLKQRFDLVPQLVSTVKGYATHEKETLDKVTSARAAAMNATTVDEKVAADKALSGALAGLRISLEAYPELKANQNFLQLQNELADIENKLSAARRFFNSTTRELNNACEVFPSNIVAGMFGFKRAPMYEATESRDTLNKAPEVKF
- a CDS encoding YggS family pyridoxal phosphate-dependent enzyme, with translation MEFTLDEMREHLAALEARISEACKIAGRSRDTVKLVWVSKFHPAEAVENAIALGATDFGENRVQEAELKFSEPRKALNGERVRCHVIGPVQSNKLKKAAIVADCIHSIASIEAVEKLERVCAALPGNGADASQGKILDILFQVNAGEEETKSGLDVHEAEAFLNQLAEKAGAATDDGKSENFPHLRFRGLMTIGKNTGNAEDSRECFAFLRNLQQKFFAKGGAFAHFDQLSMGMTGDLEVAIEEGSTMIRVGTALFGERDYSKPVNDPV